A single window of Malus sylvestris chromosome 5, drMalSylv7.2, whole genome shotgun sequence DNA harbors:
- the LOC126621945 gene encoding cyclic nucleotide-gated ion channel 1-like isoform X2, with protein MKCFELDRKLKTIALVSRLLTDFMYIIDIILQIWIGILEKRRILVSDLLAMSAKWPWKSYIIMDILAILPATQVLTFILFSKMRGSSSLLAQELMATLALLQYVPRVIRMYVSCKEFSKSSTILIGTWTFFKWGFSLFLYIHTSYVLGAFWYFLAIQRQSTCWQLACQSEQNGCKPSTFYCNDRLFQNITTLNYLCPINPSDAKVFDFGIFLDALQSGVVESADFPRKILHCFWWGLRNLSSLGSNLETSSYAMENLFAVFISLLGLLLLMFYLSGNLQQIWAVTVTSLAKRKARRHMELQMKLEIQCWLSENGIPKHMKKVMMRRLQIHLEGEKNVDVNTKSIISIVSVEDRRLIKRYLSWYILKKVPMFRTLDEKVLKEICQSLQPVMFTEDTYIVKEGKPLDKMLFITQGIVWSYGSSNNNGSTRCLKKGDFYGEELLNWVSEVSYLTALPISTRFVKSHTHVEAFVLRAYDLKTIVSKNWLHFSKFTPPSQKQHLAASSLQESWRRHHEKRARAVHLAQLREMGNNKITDEVPLLGQFK; from the exons ATGAAGTGCTTCGAGTTGGATAGAAAGTTGAAGACAATAGCTCTTGTATCACGATTACTTACAGATTTCATGTATATAATCGACATTATCCTTCAAATTTGGATCGGGATTCTAGAAAAACGAAGGATATTAGTCAGTGATCTTTTGGCAATGTCAGCTAAGTGGCCTTGGAAATCATACATCATAATGGACATTTTGGCCATTCTTCCTGCAACCCAG GTTTTAACATTTATATTGTTTTCAAAAATGAGGGGCTCAAGTTCTTTGCTTGCTCAGGAGCTTATGGCTACTCTTGCTCTGTTACAATATGTCCCAAGGGTTATTCGCATGTACGTATCATGTAAAGAATTCAGCAAGAGTTCTACAATCTTGATCGGAACATGGACTTTTTTCAAATGGGGATTCAGTCTCTTTCTTTACATCCATACTAGTTAT GTACTTGGAGCTTTTTGGTACTTTTTAGCTATACAAAGACAGTCAACTTGCTGGCAACTTGCTTGTCAAAGTGAACAAAATGGATGTAAACCTAGTACTTTTTATTGCAATGATCGTTTGTTCCAAAATATCACAACCCTAAATTATTTATGCCCTATAAATCCGTCAGACGCAAAGGTTTTCGATTTTGGGATATTTCTTGATGCTCTTCAGTCTGGTGTGGTGGAGTCAGCAGACTTTCCCAGAAAGATTTTGCATTGTTTCTGGTGGGGACTTAGAAATCTAAG TTCTCTCGGATCAAACCTCGAGACCAGTAGCTACGCAATGGAAAATCTGTTTGCCgtttttatttctttacttGGCTTGCTACTATTGATGTTTTACCTCAGTGGAAATTTGCAGCAG ATATGGGCGGTTACAGTTACATCATTAGCGAAGAGGAAAGCACGGCGGCATATGGAATTGCAGATGAAATTAGAGATCCAATGCTGGTTATCTGAAAATGGCATCCCGAAGCATATGAAGAAGGTGATGATGCGAAGGCTACAAATACATCTAGAAGGAGAAAAAAACGTCGATGTTAATACGAAGAGTATCATCTCTATTGTTTCCGTGGAAGATAGAAGATTAATCAAACGCTATTTAAGCTGGTATATTCTAAAAAAA GTGCCAATGTTTCGAACCCTGGATGAAAAAGTGCTGAAAGAAATTTGTCAAAGCCTTCAGCCAGTGATGTTTACTGAGGATACCTACATTGTTAAAGAGGGGAAACCGCTTGATAAGATGTTATTCATCACGCAAGGCATTGTATGGAGCTACGGATCTAGTAATAATAATGGAAGCACTCGTTGTCTTAAGAAAGGTGATTTCTACGGAGAAGAACTTCTAAACTGGGTATCGGAAGTTAGCTACCTCACTGCCTTACCGATCTCGACCAGGTTTGTCAAGTCCCACACACATGTTGAAGCCTTTGTTCTAAGGGCTTACGACTTGAAAACTATTGTTTCCAAAAACTGGTTGCATTTTTCCAAGTTCACTCCGCCCTCTCAGAAGCAGCATCTTGCAGCTTCTTCGCTTCAAGAAAGTTGGCGCCGCCATCATGAAAAGAGGGCACGGGCTGTGCATCTTGCCCAGCTGAGAGAAATGGGGAATAACAAGATAACGGATGAAGTACCTCTTCTAGGCCAGTTCAAGTAG
- the LOC126621945 gene encoding cyclic nucleotide-gated ion channel 1-like isoform X1: MAKRKVTCDVENSTSTKQQDEHEKNEGHYLVTWKKIFGISCAFGVLVDPLFFYIPFVNKNMKCFELDRKLKTIALVSRLLTDFMYIIDIILQIWIGILEKRRILVSDLLAMSAKWPWKSYIIMDILAILPATQVLTFILFSKMRGSSSLLAQELMATLALLQYVPRVIRMYVSCKEFSKSSTILIGTWTFFKWGFSLFLYIHTSYVLGAFWYFLAIQRQSTCWQLACQSEQNGCKPSTFYCNDRLFQNITTLNYLCPINPSDAKVFDFGIFLDALQSGVVESADFPRKILHCFWWGLRNLSSLGSNLETSSYAMENLFAVFISLLGLLLLMFYLSGNLQQIWAVTVTSLAKRKARRHMELQMKLEIQCWLSENGIPKHMKKVMMRRLQIHLEGEKNVDVNTKSIISIVSVEDRRLIKRYLSWYILKKVPMFRTLDEKVLKEICQSLQPVMFTEDTYIVKEGKPLDKMLFITQGIVWSYGSSNNNGSTRCLKKGDFYGEELLNWVSEVSYLTALPISTRFVKSHTHVEAFVLRAYDLKTIVSKNWLHFSKFTPPSQKQHLAASSLQESWRRHHEKRARAVHLAQLREMGNNKITDEVPLLGQFK, encoded by the exons ATGGCTAAGCGTAAAGTAACGTGTGATGTGGAGAACTCGACAAG TACTAAACAACAGGACGAACATGAGAAAAATGAAGGACATTATCTCGTCACGTGGAAGAAAATATTTGGAATATCATGTGCATTTGGAGTCTTGGTGGACCCTTTATTCTTTTACATTCCTTTCGTCAATAAGAACATGAAGTGCTTCGAGTTGGATAGAAAGTTGAAGACAATAGCTCTTGTATCACGATTACTTACAGATTTCATGTATATAATCGACATTATCCTTCAAATTTGGATCGGGATTCTAGAAAAACGAAGGATATTAGTCAGTGATCTTTTGGCAATGTCAGCTAAGTGGCCTTGGAAATCATACATCATAATGGACATTTTGGCCATTCTTCCTGCAACCCAG GTTTTAACATTTATATTGTTTTCAAAAATGAGGGGCTCAAGTTCTTTGCTTGCTCAGGAGCTTATGGCTACTCTTGCTCTGTTACAATATGTCCCAAGGGTTATTCGCATGTACGTATCATGTAAAGAATTCAGCAAGAGTTCTACAATCTTGATCGGAACATGGACTTTTTTCAAATGGGGATTCAGTCTCTTTCTTTACATCCATACTAGTTAT GTACTTGGAGCTTTTTGGTACTTTTTAGCTATACAAAGACAGTCAACTTGCTGGCAACTTGCTTGTCAAAGTGAACAAAATGGATGTAAACCTAGTACTTTTTATTGCAATGATCGTTTGTTCCAAAATATCACAACCCTAAATTATTTATGCCCTATAAATCCGTCAGACGCAAAGGTTTTCGATTTTGGGATATTTCTTGATGCTCTTCAGTCTGGTGTGGTGGAGTCAGCAGACTTTCCCAGAAAGATTTTGCATTGTTTCTGGTGGGGACTTAGAAATCTAAG TTCTCTCGGATCAAACCTCGAGACCAGTAGCTACGCAATGGAAAATCTGTTTGCCgtttttatttctttacttGGCTTGCTACTATTGATGTTTTACCTCAGTGGAAATTTGCAGCAG ATATGGGCGGTTACAGTTACATCATTAGCGAAGAGGAAAGCACGGCGGCATATGGAATTGCAGATGAAATTAGAGATCCAATGCTGGTTATCTGAAAATGGCATCCCGAAGCATATGAAGAAGGTGATGATGCGAAGGCTACAAATACATCTAGAAGGAGAAAAAAACGTCGATGTTAATACGAAGAGTATCATCTCTATTGTTTCCGTGGAAGATAGAAGATTAATCAAACGCTATTTAAGCTGGTATATTCTAAAAAAA GTGCCAATGTTTCGAACCCTGGATGAAAAAGTGCTGAAAGAAATTTGTCAAAGCCTTCAGCCAGTGATGTTTACTGAGGATACCTACATTGTTAAAGAGGGGAAACCGCTTGATAAGATGTTATTCATCACGCAAGGCATTGTATGGAGCTACGGATCTAGTAATAATAATGGAAGCACTCGTTGTCTTAAGAAAGGTGATTTCTACGGAGAAGAACTTCTAAACTGGGTATCGGAAGTTAGCTACCTCACTGCCTTACCGATCTCGACCAGGTTTGTCAAGTCCCACACACATGTTGAAGCCTTTGTTCTAAGGGCTTACGACTTGAAAACTATTGTTTCCAAAAACTGGTTGCATTTTTCCAAGTTCACTCCGCCCTCTCAGAAGCAGCATCTTGCAGCTTCTTCGCTTCAAGAAAGTTGGCGCCGCCATCATGAAAAGAGGGCACGGGCTGTGCATCTTGCCCAGCTGAGAGAAATGGGGAATAACAAGATAACGGATGAAGTACCTCTTCTAGGCCAGTTCAAGTAG
- the LOC126623793 gene encoding uncharacterized protein LOC126623793, whose protein sequence is MEERKLNLNAPFLSVRRIATTPVIADREKEKIVQRPDGRHSLPPYKSDFCLEQVTEPVAVPFHWEHIPGKAKEGKEAEATEEVSVTPRLPPGKLRNVTKQSSERDHGDQNGARSPHFNAYSTKENVKELKCSKEVMNQRGASELEDEDDIYSDALETISPTKSFSLNCSASCRSQSDGADAKSSIASAVDPQTRDFLMNRFLPAAKAMALETPHAAKKQHTAAPEQPRQITRVIREDTRPLPKEQGSQMELQHGQYEEEEESEGEDDEYDPSGSVSAKGCGFFPRLCLRNSLCLLGPIPGMKVKTRALTSSSSGVARPEKSAYGRSLSQPLNKHAWDAACKRKSNCGVQSGELLKLDNKKAAESNHLTHSGDLKKGSSSPFRNSRRACVSPYRNRAPCGVKSAELQKFDYNQAGESSRFTLVGDLKRGRLSPLRHSRSACISPYRNGAPCGVKSAELQKYEYKQAGESSHFTHSGDLKKGTLSPLRHSRTDCISPYRNEAPHGVHSAQLQKFEYKQACESSCLTHSGDLNKGRLSPLRHSRRTCITSYPNEAPRGFHSAELQKFEHKQACESSFLTNSGDLNKGRSSPFRHSRSTCLSPYRSEAPRGVHSAELQKFEYKQVGESSRFTHSGDLNKNRSSPFRHSRSGCISPYRNEAPKSPFPGAGFLGVPREENTKSNSKFNLHKKGGHSSQEVTSHQRNNQGPGSESPIVEKTLYVDTVNVAKLSYPNSSSFNRKEQVDCAGEDFETLIKRREMEETFSAESPFQDIKCLNNFEDGGKSETEVFESVDDKSSSLCDIPHFKGQIVAMKDSLLGIGQETEAFNYSNSGANGNLDTKSGQIIPVQSLLPPPLPRSPSESWLWSTLSSISSRNSFSHTHTKRLESETSSMSTKWETIVKTSNLRHDHMRYSEELIAHFSQQS, encoded by the exons ATGGAGGAAAGGAAACTGAACTTGAATGCACCTTTTCTGTCCGTCAGGCGGATTGCTACAACACCGGTGATCgcagatagagagaaagagaagatagTGCAGAGGCCCGATGGGCGGCACAGTCTTCCTCCTTATAAATCAGACTTTTGCTTGGAGCAGGTGACAGAACCGGTTGCAGTTCCTTTTCACTGGGAGCACATCCCCGGAAAAGCCAAGGAAGGCAAAGAGGCAGAGGCTACAGAGGAGGTTTCGGTTACTCCTAGGCTTCCCCCCGGAAAGCTTAGAAATGTTACAAAGCAAAGTTCGGAAAGGGATCATGGAGATCAAAATGGGGCAAGATCACCGCACTTTAATGCGTATTCTACGAAGGAAAATGTGAAGGAATTGAAGTGCTCAAAAGAGGTAATGAACCAGAGAGGAGCCTCGGAATTAGAGGACGAGGATGATATTTATTCGGATGCACTTGAGACAATTTCCCCCACGAAGTCTTTCTCCTTGAACTGTAGTGCAAGTTGTCGGAGTCAATCTGACGGTGCAGATGCAAAGTCATCTATAGCCTCCGCTGTTGATCCACAAACCCGGGACTTCTTGATGAATCGATTCTTACCTGCAGCCAAGGCAATGGCTTTGGAGACACCTCATGCTGCAAAGAAGCAACATACAGCTGCACCTGAACAGCCAAGACAAATCACGAGGGTAATCCGTGAGGATACAAGGCCCTTACCAAAGGAACAAGGGTCTCAAATGGAACTGCAACACGGACAatatgaagaggaagaagaaagtgaaGGGGAAGATGACGAGTACGATCCCTCTGGCTCTGTTTCGGCAAAGGGTTGTGGGTTCTTTCCCCGCTTATGCTTGCGAAATTCTTTATGCCTCTTAGGTCCAATTCCAGGGATGAAAGTTAAGACTCGGGCTCTCACGTCTTCGTCCTCTGGGGTTGCAAGACCAGAAAAATCTGCTTATGGTCGGTCTCTTAGCCAACCACTCAACAAG CATGCTTGGGATGCTGCTTGTAAGCGCAAATCAAACTGTGGAGTCCAATCAGGTGAATTGCTGAAGTTGGACAATAAGAAGGCTGCAGAGTCCAATCACCTTACACATTCTGGTGATCTAAAGAAAGGTAGCTCATCTCCCTTCAGGAATTCACGAAGGGCTTGTGTATCCCCCTACCGGAATAGAGCACCTTGTGGAGTCAAATCAGCAGAATTGCAGAAGTTTGACTACAATCAGGCTGGCGAATCCAGTCGCTTTACACTCGTTGGTGATCTAAAAAGAGGCAGGTTATCTCCCTTGAGGCATTCACGAAGTGCTTGCATATCCCCCTACCGAAATGGAGCACCTTGTGGAGTCAAATCAGCTGAACTGCAGAAGTATGAGTATAAGCAGGCCGGTGAATCCAGTCACTTTACACACTCTGGTGATCTCAAGAAAGGTACACTATCTCCCTTGAGGCATTCACGGACTGATTGCATATCCCCCTATCGAAATGAGGCCCCTCATGGTGTCCATTCAGCTCAACTGCAGAAGTTTGAGTATAAGCAGGCTTGTGAATCCAGTTGCCTTACACATTCCGGTGATCTGAACAAAGGTAGGTTATCTCCCTTGAGACATTCACGAAGAACTTGCATAACCTCCTATCCAAACGAAGCACCGCGTGGATTCCATTCAGCTGAGTTGCAGAAGTTTGAGCATAAGCAGGCTTGTGAATCCAGTTTCCTTACAAATTCTGGTGATCTAAATAAAGGTAGGTCATCTCCCTTCAGGCATTCACGTAGCACTTGCTTATCCCCTTACCGAAGTGAAGCACCTCGTGGAGTCCATTCGGCTGAATTGCAGAAGTTTGAGTATAAGCAGGTCGGTGAATCCAGTCGTTTTACACATTCTGGGGATCTAAACAAAAATAGGTCATCTCCCTTCAGGCATTCACGAAGTGGTTGCATATCCCCCTACCGAAATGAAGCACCTAAGTCTCCATTTCCGGGAGCAGGGTTTCTTGGCGTTCCCAGAGAAGAGAATACCAAATCCAATAGTAAGTTCAATTTGCATAAAAAAGGTGGTCACAGCTCTCAGGAGGTAACAAGCCATCAAAGAAATAATCAAGGGCCAGGCTCTGAGAGCCCTATTGTTGAGAAGACGCTGTATGTAGATACTGTAAATGTTGCCAAACTATCATATCCGAATTCCAGTTCTTTCAATAGAAAAGAACAAGTAGATTGTGctggtgaagattttgagaccctaataaagagaagagagatggaAGAAACTTTTTCTGCAGAATCTCCGTTTCAAGACATCAAATGCCTGAATAATTTCGAGGATGGTGGCAAATCAGAAACTGAAGTATTCGAGTCTGTTGATGACAAATCATCTTCATTATGTGACATACCCCACTTCAAAGGCCAAATAGTTGCAATGAAGGACTCTCTGCTGGGAATTGGTCAGGAAACTGAGGCATTTAACTATTCAAACTCTGGTGCTAATGGAAACCTGGATACGAAAAGTGGTCAGATTATACCTGTACAGTCTCTTCTTCCCCCACCTCTACCAAGATCACCTTCCGAGTCTTGGCTTTGGTCTACCCTTTCGTCAATTTCTTCGAGAAATTCATTTTCACACACCCATACGAAAAGGCTGGAATCGGAGACATCCTCCATGAGTACCAAGTGGGAAACCATTGTAAAAACTTCCAATTTGCGTCATGATCATATGCGCTACTCTGAG GAATTAATTGCTCATTTTTCTCAGCAATCCTAG
- the LOC126620691 gene encoding uncharacterized protein LOC126620691, with protein MDELEFGDQEAEKSNEISEEQVENGSVGSSQKCSSFDLNEEASSDNEERGQGNNAAYNDSEGNERRRVKVRQYVRSKMPRLRWTPQLHLSFVHAVERLGGQDRATPKLILQLMNVRGLSISHVKSHLQMYRSKKLDGNGQVLSEKHESKRGRDNISCKVHQTINQPCRHVYFGMDNGSIVVTTSPHDCQSQPQPDFKAVSRSSSLLNEELVQGNNSNKSMDTILRTVPINPSRLLEDKRWPPSETINQQQWRAKRIPAAKISWSDDCNGSQSDHLMHHMHTTPRLIRESHNIRPPNWNLGESRNIRQFPSNSHNSITNSSCYKTEFEPPFGFELNEEKSSKYKGWMPQLELCLSQSVENYEETKIISRHRMVGEELYGTGQRVKQEISTKLSLSL; from the exons ATGGATGAGCTAGAATTTGGTGATCAGGAAGCTGAGAAGAGTAACGAGATCAGCGAGGAACAAGTAGAAAACGGATCAGTGGGATCATCCCAGAAATGCTCATCCTTCGATTTGAATGAAGAAGCAAGTAGTGACAATGAAGAAAGAGGCCAAGGGAATAATGCTGCATATAATGATAGTGAAGGAAATGAAAGGCGGAGGGTTAAAGTTAGGCAATATGTGAGATCAAAAATGCCTCGTCTACGGTGGACTCCTCAACTCCATCTTTCTTTTGTGCATGCTGTTGAACGACTGGGTGGCCAAGATA GAGCAACTCCCAAGTTAATTCTTCAGCTAATGAATGTGAGAGGACTTAGCATTTCTCATGTAAAGAGTCACTTGCAG ATGTATAGAAGTAAGAAGCTTGACGGGAATGGCCAAG TATTATCTGAAAAACACGAATCCAAGCGTGGAAGGGATAACATATCTTGCAAGGTGCACCAAACAATCAACCAGCCTTGTCGACATGTATATTTTGGAATGGACAACGGTAGCATTGTTGTAACAACAAGTCCACACGACTGTCAGAGCCAACCACAGCCAGATTTTAAAGCTGTCTCAAG GTCAAGTTCTCTACTAAACGAAGAACTTGTACAAGGCAACAACTCCAACAAATCTATGGATACAATCTTGCGAACTGTACCAATAAACCCTAGCCGGCTTCTGGAGGACAAGAGGTGGCCTCCATCTGAAACGATTAACCAACAACAATGGAGGGCTAAAAGAATACCTGCTGCCAAAATCAGTTGGTCAGATGATTGTAATGGCTCCCAATCTGACCATCTAATGCATCATATGCACACCACACCGAGGTTGATAAGGGAATCCCACAATATAAGGCCACCAAACTGGAACCTTGGAGAGAGCAGAAACATAAGGCAGTTTCCATCAAACTCCCACAATTCTATCACCAATTCCAGTTGCTACAAAACTGAATTCGAGCCGCCATTTGGGTTTGAG ttaaatgaagaaaaaagctCGAAGTACAAAGGGTGGATGCCACAACTGGAGTTGTGTCTGAGTCAAAGTGTTGAGAATTATGAGGAAACGAAGATTATTTCCAGACATCGTATGGTTGGTGAAGAACTTTATGGAACTGGGCAAAGAGTTAAACAGGAAATTAGCACTaaactttctctttctctttaa